A stretch of the Archocentrus centrarchus isolate MPI-CPG fArcCen1 unplaced genomic scaffold, fArcCen1 scaffold_26_ctg1, whole genome shotgun sequence genome encodes the following:
- the ak8 gene encoding adenylate kinase 8, giving the protein MDETLKPLRIPPQMFVYADKHRISQLVQSMVCSLVIDQPDDPISYLIGLLQRSSEDIPRVMVLGPPAVGKHTVAKKLSEELRAVHVTKDSLLQYQSDLHVHTEQELSEGLLVSLVQQRLKEIDCFHRGWVLEGIPQTRLQALSLQQAGVIPEHVVMLEASDDVLMERNRGRLVDLITGDVYHQTFILPDDDIISQRLEKGRSLSEQQRLAKLHHYCCESTGLRSAYQHVLKVINSDQPHADVYQQVLAFVRTHQRSRTPRILLLGPAGCGKSHQARLLSEKYKMVDVSCGQLLRSVAASGSSQGEEIKVYLDDGRPVPDSLVLRILEERLSRVDCTSRGWILHGFPCDLQQARSLQELHHEPNRVFFLEVMDDTCMERLTLRATDPVSGQSFHTVTRPAPSAEVQNRLKTRPEDSVMSVTQRLKEYRIHSAALQSVYPDAVHIDADQDPHSVFEAMESRLTLD; this is encoded by the exons ATGGATGAGACACTGAAGCCTCTGAGGATCCCTCCTCAGATGTTCGTCTACGCTGACAAACACAGAATCTCCCAGCTGGTGCAG agcaTGGTGTGCAGCCTGGTGATCGATCAGCCTGATGATCCAATATCCTACCTGATCGGGCTGCTGCAGAGGAGCAGCGAGGACA TCCCCAGGGTGATGGTGCTCGGGCCGCCTGCCGTCGGCAAACACACCGTG GCCAAAAAGCTGAGCGAAGAGCTGAGAGCCGTTCATGTGACTAAAGACAGTTTACTGCAGTACCAGTCAGATCTGCACGTCCACACTGAGCAG GAGCTTTCGGAGGGGCTGCTGGTCAGTTTGGTTCAGCAGAGGCTGAAAGAGATCGACTGCTTCCACAGG GGATGGGTGTTGGAAGGAATCCCTCAGACTCGCCTGCAGGCTCTGAGTCTGCAGCAGGCCGGCGTCATCCCCGAGCATGTTG tgatgCTCGAGGCCTCAGATGATGTGTTGATGGAGCGGAATCGGGGGAGGCTGGTAGACCTAATCACTGGAG ATGTCTACCATCAGACCTTTATCCTGCCggatgatgacatcatcagtcaGCGTCTGGAGAAAGGGCGGAGCCTGTCAGAGCAGCAGAGATTGGCTAAGCTGCATCATTACTGCTGTGAGAGCACAGGTCTGAGATCCGCCTATCAACACGTCCTAAAGGTCATCAACAGCGACCAACCACACGCAGATGTCTACCAACAAG TGTTGGCCTTCGTCCGGACTCATCAGCGCTCCAGAACTCCCAGAATCCTCCTGCTGGGTCCAGCGGGGTGTGGAAAGAGCCATCAGGCCCGGCTGCTCTCAGAGAAATACAAAATGGTGGACG tgagCTGTGGTCAGTTGCTGAGGTCTGTAGCTGCTAGTGGCTCCAGTCAGGGAGAAGAGATCAAGGTGTACCTGGATGATGGACGTCCAG TTCCAGACTCCCTGGTGCTGCGGATCCTGGAGGAGCGTCTGAGCCGGGTGGACTGCACCAGCAGGGGCTGGATCCTGCACGGCTTCCCCTGCGACCTGCAGCAGGCCAGGAGTCTGCAGGAGCTCCACCATGAGCCCAACAG GGTTTTTTTCCTGGAGGTGATGGATGACACTTGCATGGAGAGACTCACTCTGAGAGCCACAGACCCGGTCAGCGGTCAGAG cttcCACACCGTGACTCGACCGGCTCCGAGCGCTGAGGTCCAGAACAGACTGAAGACCCGACCCGAGGACAGCGTGATGTCTGTAACACAGAGACTGAAAGAGTACAGGATCCACAGCGCTGCCCTGCAG tcTGTGTATCCTGATGCAGTTCACATCGATGCCGATCAGGACCCTCACTCTGTGTTCGAGGCCATGGAGAGCAGACTGACCTTGGACTGA